In Caldibacillus debilis DSM 16016, the genomic window CTGCAATTTTTCCATTTTGAACAGATTGACCCGAGGAAAATTTCCTCCACCAACATCTTGGAGCGATTAAATCGTGAAATACGACGAAGAACAAGTGTCGTAGGGGTTTTTCCTAATCAGGATTCATACATTCGTCTTGTGACCAGTTACTTAATGGAATACCACGAAGATTGGTCAATCGGACGATNATATATTAGTCCAACGATTCTACAAGAAATTCAGGAGCAACGTAAAGCGGCATAAACCATTTCGGAGTGCTGATGGTTTTTGCGAACTTTATTTGACACTAACCCATATGCGGAGATCAAAATCACAAAAAATGATATTCAAGAAATTGGACCCCAATTGTTGATCGTGTCCGACATTTGGGGTGCAGTCCGGCATTGGGCGATGAAGTTCAAGAATTTGCGTAAAAGAAGCGAGCGCAAAGCTGTTTCATTTCCGGGAGGCTATGTTGCCCGGGCTGGGGGCAGGATTTTACACAATGAAACATGAGGAACGCGAGCGGCCAGGCGAGGGTCGCTATGGAAGTCCAGCCGCCGTTGGTCCATTGGGCAGTAAAATTTAACAATGCCGCGGCGCGCATAGGACCAGTTCCCGGGTCTTGGCTTTCCGTTCCGGTTGCGGGGACCGGGGGCTGTCCGCGTTTTTTAACATCTTTTTTACGGAAAAAATTAGAGAAATTTAACAAAATAAGTATACAATACTAATAAATGATTCAAACCGGTATGGTTCTTTGCCAAAAATTGAATAATGATTAATTACAGAAGGAAATGAATGGCTAAGTTTATCTTTCCCGCATTTCTCCGGATAATGGAAAATCCCTTTTGGGTCCTGAACGGATTTCCGCTTCAGGATGAATAAGATTTCGGGTGATTCGATGCAAATCGTGAAAAAATATGCGTTCGTCATGCAGATCGTTTTTTTGCTGGGTTCCCTTGTTTTTCAACGGGATTGGGCCGGCTACGGGTTATCGGCGGCCATTTTTTTGTTGGCTTTCCTCAATCGGAAGGCGGGATTTTATTTTCTTTGCGTCTATTTTTCCGTCCGCCCGTTTGTGATCGAGCTGAATCCCGGGATGAAATTTGCCGGAGATCTGGCCATTCTCGCCCTGTTTTTTCCTTTGTTCTATCAAAAAGGATGGGGAAGAAATGCCGATTGCCGCCGCTATCGGTTTATCGGTTATTTCCTCTCCTTCAGTTTCATCGGGTCGCTCGCGGCTTTCCTGTCCGGCGTTGACATTTTCGCCCTTTTCTTTCAATGGCGGGCGTATTGGATCACTTTGCTCCTCGTCTTTATTGGGGCGGAAATGAAATGGACGAAGAAGGAGATCGCGAATCTTCTCCTTCTGACGGTGGGCATGGCGGATCTCCTTGCCGTCTGCGGATTGATTGAGAAGATTTCGTGGCGCACCCTCCTTTTGCCCGAAAGCTGGCAGAATTGGCAACTCTCGGGGACAAACCGGATCCGCATTTACGGCCTTCTGGCCAATCCGAATGTTTTGGCCGGATATTTTGTCATTGCTTTTGTTTCGGCGATTGCGCTCCTCCGGAGGAATCCCTCCGCGAAATCCAGATGGTTTTTCATGGGAAGCGCGGCCTTGATTTTCGGCGCTTTTCTCCTCACCTATTCAAGGGGAACGATGATCGCCTTCCTGCTTGCGGCCGTCTTCTATTATGCGGCAAAAAGGGAATTTTCCGCGGCAAAACCGATTCTCCTTTCGGTATTATCGGCCGTTCTTCTCGTCTACTTGCCGGCCGTTGCCTTGGCGGATATGGTAGGGAAAAACTTCATGGAGGGAAACGGAAGCTTCCGGGAAATGCCTGTTGGTGAAGGGGGAAAGCGGTATTCCGATCTCCTTTCCGGGGAGATGATTGAGGAAAGCGCCCAGTGGGGAAGAATATATATCGTGAAAAAGGGACTGGAAATCTTCATGGACCACCCGTGGATCGGGACGGGTTTTGCCACCTTCGGCGACTCGGCGACGCTGGTCCGTTCGTCCCCCATCTATGAAAAATACCGGCTCAGCGAAGGCATATATACCGACAATCAATACATACAAATCGTTGTCCAATCCGGATTGGCCGGCACGGCCTGTTTTTCCCTTTTCGTTTTCGGGATGCTCCGGGCCGTGCGGAGATATGCCGGAGAAAGGGAAGCGCGGCTCCTTTTTTACGCCTTTTTTGCCATGGCGGCGATCGGCAGCGCTTTTTATAATATGTTAGAGGACAAAATTTTTACCTTATACTTCTACAGCTTTCTGGGCTATCTGTTGAACCGGCGGAAAACCGGTTTTCCGGAACGGCGGGAGGCGAAAGGCTCAGGGATCGGTTGAGAATTCCGCCTGCCTGGAGCTGAGGATGGAGACGAAAAAATCTTCAAATCTTTTCAGCTGAGGGCGGCCGGAAGCGGCTGCGGAATCCGTCTGTCTTTGGAGGGGCAAGTTTTCAAATTCAGCCGGGACCGGGGGATGGGAAAGCGGCCCTCCGTCCGACCGGGAAAAATTCCTTCGGATTGGATTTTCCCCGGTAAGCGGAAAGCGGCCGGCATACCCGACTTCCATGAAATGATGAAGCCAAAAAATTGGAACAGCCTATGGGAAGAAAGCTGTTCAAATGAGGAATGGAAAATGGGAAAATGGCCAGCAATCGTCAAAGCGGCAGGAATCGTCACTGCCATAACGGCTATCGGGAAAATTCTCGGTTTTTTGCGGGAATCGATCATCGCCGCCTTTTTCGGCACGTCTGCGGAGGCCGACGTATTTTTCGTGGCGAGCCTCGTTCCGACCATCCTGTTCACCGCCCTCGGGACGGCGATTCAGGCCGGCATTGTTCCGATTTACCTTCGGGAGAAGGAAAAAAACGCGAAAGAAGCGGCTCATTTGATCGGTTCGCTCGGCACCTTTTTTGTGTTCGTTTCCATTGCCGCGGCGATCCTCGCGATCCTGGCCGCCCGGCCGCTCGTCTCCTTCCTCGCGCCCGGGTTCTCTGCGGACCAATTGCGGTTGGCCGAACGGCTGACCGTCATCCTCGTCCCCGCCATCGTGTTTATGACGCTCACTTCCGTTGCCTCCGGGGTTTTGCATGCCAACCAAAAGTTTGCGATGCCGGCCCTTACCTCGACGGTGCAAAATCTCGCCGT contains:
- a CDS encoding transposase yields the protein LQFFHFEQIDPRKISSTNILERLNREIRRRTSVVGVFPNQDSYIRLVTSYLMEYHEDWSIGRXYISPTILQEIQEQRKAA
- a CDS encoding O-antigen ligase family protein, with translation MNKISGDSMQIVKKYAFVMQIVFLLGSLVFQRDWAGYGLSAAIFLLAFLNRKAGFYFLCVYFSVRPFVIELNPGMKFAGDLAILALFFPLFYQKGWGRNADCRRYRFIGYFLSFSFIGSLAAFLSGVDIFALFFQWRAYWITLLLVFIGAEMKWTKKEIANLLLLTVGMADLLAVCGLIEKISWRTLLLPESWQNWQLSGTNRIRIYGLLANPNVLAGYFVIAFVSAIALLRRNPSAKSRWFFMGSAALIFGAFLLTYSRGTMIAFLLAAVFYYAAKREFSAAKPILLSVLSAVLLVYLPAVALADMVGKNFMEGNGSFREMPVGEGGKRYSDLLSGEMIEESAQWGRIYIVKKGLEIFMDHPWIGTGFATFGDSATLVRSSPIYEKYRLSEGIYTDNQYIQIVVQSGLAGTACFSLFVFGMLRAVRRYAGEREARLLFYAFFAMAAIGSAFYNMLEDKIFTLYFYSFLGYLLNRRKTGFPERREAKGSGIG